A region of the Lycium barbarum isolate Lr01 chromosome 1, ASM1917538v2, whole genome shotgun sequence genome:
CCAGTGAAGACGAGGGCAGACGCTGCTGCCCAGCAGAAGGAAGCGTGGGCAGCTGGCCCAGACTAGGCGGAAAACCACTGGGCAGTGGCGGGGAAGGACACGGCAGCGGTGGAGGTGGGCTGGTGGCGAGATGATGGATCAAGTACGGGGAAaggccatcatcaaggaagtcatacATGGTGGGAGTTGGAGTGTGGATTTTagaaaacggaaattgagtctcatcaaataacacgtgacgacaaataatgattttatttttggataaatcaaaacatttgtagccacgatggcttggtggatatcccaaaaagacacatggagttgaccgaggttgcaacttgtgaatagtagtagacggaaaaaggggataacataaacacccaaagacccggagatgagaataagacggtttccgttggtaaaggactTCTAAAGGGGATTTGTGACCCAATAACTTGCTTGGTAAAATATTGAGGAGATAagtcgccatttgcaatgcatgatgccaaaaaaatggaggaatggaggcatgagcaagaagagtccggatgacattatttattgagcgaatttttctttcggctttcccattttgagaggatgtatgaggacatgAAAGAcagaaagacatcccattggaggcacaaaattttccgaattgaccattatcatattcccttCCATTATCGCATTGGACAtttttaatatgacgttcaaattgagtaagaatgTGGGCCTTAAAATCTATAAATTTcgagtaaacatcagattttctagccagagggaaagtccacaaatagttggtaaaatcatccaagAACAAAACATAATAACGGTGTcccatagaactcaaaatgggagaagtccacaaatcactatgaataatgtcaaacggaaataaagtttcggaaatagaactagcaaagggcaacttaacatgtttaccaagaacgcaagaatgacaaatactagatgaactagaactattacattcaatgcttttattatgcctaagaaaatccaaaatagaagctcccgggtgacccaaacgatcatgccaacgtgtagaagacaaggcagcaaagGTTGATGGTGAATTGGTGGGAtatttgaaggtggacaatggataaaGAGCACCCCTACTATGACATCTCATGAGAGtcatccccgtccggaaatccttcacagaaaacccataaggatcaaattcaacacttacagagttatcagtagtaaatttacgaaccgatattaaattctttatgagttttggtgcatgaaggacattgtttaaaaataaaggagggttcgggggaggcaatttagcatgaccataaccgcgaattggaattgaattaccatcaccaacaacaatgccagtattacgattgctcaaattaaaataagacgagagagtatcttttgtggatgtcatatgggatgtggcgccggtatccatataccaatttggATCGGGTTGGCTCAACGTCATTgtgtgcatggccgattcaatatcAGTCGGAGTCCATTGCGGCGTTGCGCCCGCGCCTGCATACGCCTGCTGCTGTGGCCGCGAGCCCAAAATACCAGGTTGGGCCATCGACCTGGGGCCAAAAGAAAAGGCCTGCGGCTGCCACTCctgctgtggccgagcccactgcgtggTGGGATACGGGCAAAAGGGAGCCCATTGAGGCATCCATCCCCACTGCCACGAGGAGGAGGActgctgccactgctgctggtcGCCTGAGATACGACCTCCATGGCGTcggctgccactgccgccgccAGAACCACAGCCATTGCCGTTATTTTTCCCGCCGCTAGAGCCAccatttttgttgttatttttgccccgatgatggtgagaacgaccTGAATTTTCCAGAGGAGTAGAGTCGTCAAACTCTcgtttggaattagccaccatagtcGTGGGCGAGTCATcatgcatttcagccaacgccttttcctcaaggcacaaacttaaccgagcttcggagaatggtggaagaggcttactttggcggatgtaggtGCCCACATTCTTGTACGCCTCGGTgagtccagccaccagttggagaacgaggcggttgtcggtcaccggagcccccacgctcctgagttgatcggccaaggtcttgagacgttgacaatacgccgaagcgtttggaaaatcccacatcttgacatgagagaaatcatgttccaatgcaacggcacgggagtttttgttgtcttgaaaaagattacggaggcgatcccaggcctcctttgccgatagatcttcttcgatgatcgtatgcaataagtcagtggagatggttgcatacacccattgaagtaccgtggcatccaaagtggaccacaactccttttcgtcgtcggtggtaggagccttctcATTTCCGGTcggcagaatgtgggaaaggacacggtgagaccgggtatgaagcttgaataattcagcccaagccgaataatgatccgtttccatctcaagaatgataggaatgtgattcttgatgttggagacagccaaagcaggatggaacttggtgtctgccattaATGGAAGGCAAGAAGATGGACGGAAAAACAAAGAAGAGGACGtcggaaaaagaagaagaggacgTCGGAAACTTAGGGCAGCGGAAgaggaaaagaaaccctagtatctgataccatgaaagagattaatttcgtgattattctcattgattgagttggtaaatataccatagttacagtgtcctattaggatacaaaatatactaacctaaaatagaagatttacaaaatattcttttactacatatttacaatatttatcaGGTAATTCCTTATTTTCTAGTAGTGATTATAGCCTTCAAAACTCGGGGATAATGGATTGCTTTGCACCTTTACGACCCCTTCTCTACTTGAATATCAGACTTAGTCCGCAAGATGCAAAGCAAGTCCCTCAACCTTTTTGCCACTTGAACTAAGACTCATTTGATGAAACTTTTGAATACTAATGATTAACAAAAACGTATAAGTGTTAGTTGGAACAAATAATATGAACATAAAGTTAAGGTAGTTGCCCTTTTGATGGAAAGTATATTCCTAGAAAAAACATGTGTGCTAATAGAACGCGAGATAATGACTTtcttatgaaaaatatttttccagAAAATTACTTCTGATATATCAAACAAAAATAGCTTGTAGAGTAGGATTAATTAAACCTTTTAGATGTTTCAAGAAGCTCAATCTTCTTCATCAAACTTGCTGTTTCATGCTTCAAATTCTGCAATGTTATGTGTAATTAGCTACAATGAGCCTCAAAATGTTTTGCAAGAATTCATTGCTTGTCAATTCACCGCACGAGGAGACATCAAATGACCAGACCTAACCTGCATGCTGTTCTGTTCCACAACTGGCTTTTCGCCCTGATCATCTTTAATATGCTTCTGATGACGCTCGATAATCTCCTGCATGCTGCATTTCTCCAAAGTAACACTAACGTAATCAGCttctttttaccttttttttttctccttcctTTGAAAGAACACACAACACGAGCAAATAGTGGCAAACTCGACCATTTCTGAGGATATTCATTTTTTAAATACACTCAAAAGTCTTTGCTAATTTTGAATATGTTCAACTGTGTGACTGTGATACCATGTTGAAGTGTGTGAGATCTGCTCTAAAAGCTTAAGCAGTTAGATAGAGCACATTTTTATTTACTCAATTATGTATTCAACAAAGTATCCATCCAAGATCCTCGCACATATTCGCACGTACCAGATATGTATCCATCCATAACTGTATATAACATTAATGTATTCTTAAAACAACTCTCCTGGTTGGTGTTATTGTATATTTATGTGAAGGTTGGAAGAATGTGGCCAAATAATGAAGGATAACCGGACGTAAAACATGTTGAAATGTGAACCTTGCGTTAGAAGAAGAAAAACTTTTTGATTTATGTGATACATGAATTTAGTTAGTTCATGTATTCGGATATTAGTGTAAGGATACATGTATGGTTGAATACATGTATCTGAGGAAAAAGAAGGATGAATAGAATTaaatgatgatacatgtactagaTTAGGTACTTGCTACGATAGTTCTATAAATACCAAATTACTGTAGTCATTTGATATGAGAGGGAAAAAATGTAATCCTAAATATAAGTTAAGTTGGTGGAAAAATATTTTCCCCACTTATCGTCAAAGAGAATATTGATTATGCAAGTCAAGTTGAGTGGAACAAAGAAGATTCGTCTCACTTGTCTTCAAGAGAGAATTTGAATGATTGATAGTTCTTCTCCTCCCTcgattttccaacaaaacaatCACAAGCTTGTGCATATGAAATCattatatcttttattttcttttttttgccCTTAgtttttgcttctttttttttccttatgtGGTGATGGGGATGGAATGGGGGAGGAAATGAAGGGAAagttcaataaaaagaaaaatcaaagtaTCACCATGCTCCTGTTGAagattgtcataagcataattagGAAATTGTTACAGCGTATATCGATCCTAGTTATGTGAAGGCTTAGTTAGGTTGTTTAAATTTAAACTAAACACACCACCTCTTGAGAGTTGTATATAGCAGTTAGGACTCTTTTGATACTCTGCATCTAGTTATATAAATAAGCACACAGTGTACACATGAAATATATACAAAAGCGCTATTTATCCTCTCGCCTCTATATTGTGTATTTTTACAAGGTATCAAAGCTTTTGTAAATCTATGTGGCATATTTCTTTATATCAATGTCTTTAATTTGCACGTGTCATGATTTCTTTAAATCTTGTCCTACTTCTTGGGGGAACAATCTATAATACATAATAGGCCGGTGGAGCTTAGGCTATTTGACCATTCAATTTTTACTTCCCAAATGTTGGTCAACACGAGCGAAGCATATTAACAGGGCTCCACATCTCACGTCATACTAGAGCAAGTTTATCCATGTCTAGTTCAGCCGATACTACTCTTGATATGGGATAAGTTTTGGCTATCTAGTCTAGGTTGCCTAGGACACCACATTCCTTATCTCATGTATACGTCTGGTGTGCATAAATATTGTCCAATGTAATTGTAAATGAGATATGAATTATCCCTTGTATACCCCTTTTGGAACGACTACGACCTATGTTGGCAGTGGTGTTGAAAGAACGATCAGACTAGTTATTTAGTTGGCTCAAATGGTCTATCTGGAGAAGGTGTAGGTGAAATGGTCATAGTGGATACATTGATAAATTCATGGTTTAAGAAAAGGCTATGGGGTTCAGGGCGTGCAGACACAGTTGTGATGATGTCTTTGAACTCACGGGATAAGCCCTAAAATATGTAAATATTCTGGTCGGCTAAataggggtggggggggggggggggggggggggggcaaccGGCAACAGTTAACTTGTCTGCTATGAGTTTTGCTTTGTGAAGATATTGTTTCACTGTCAGGTCATGTATCTTGTTTCAAATTCTGAAGCTGCATATGGAGGTTAAGAGGTTAAGAATTCTAATGTCGGAAGGGGAAGAAAAACTGAAGCTGCTAGGGAATTCCATACATCTTTTGTGTTATTCAATCCTATTATGATAGAGACAGATTGATGAGAGAGGCTAAGAATCATCTGATCTTGTTTAATCTACTGTGTAGGCCGAATTGGTAGAGTCATGAAGATATATGTTCCTTCAACTTTGACGAGAGAGGATGGACAATGATGGCTACCATAAACGTATCCGTGCAAATTTTGACCACGATGAAAAGCTAGGAGTTTGTGTCTTCCAAAAAGCTAGAGGTGGGACTGTTCATATGCCTTGGAAATACTCACTCTTTGAGCCAACGTTTAGGGGTTGAATTTAGCGCAAGGTCCATTTAACATGTCATTACTTTCGGTGAGACCCCACATTGAACTCGTGGAGCAACATTTAAATTCCATTCTTTTGAATCACCAGGTTTTGTCTATGTTGACTATCACTACTAAATAAATTACTATTTTCCCATTGATTTCTCATTGAAAAATTTTCAGTGACTATTTCTCACTGAATGTCAGCAGGAAAAACATAAATAGTAGAGTTTTCATACAAAAAATTTATAAAGTTTCCCACCATTTCAATGGAAACCTGTTCCCACCATGCATTTTCCCAGTGAGATTGTCAGTGGGAATGCTGTGGGAAAATTctgttttatagcacaaatttttcactcaatgtcggtgggaaaaatcTCTTTTGCTAGTAGTGTATTCCATTCCTTGTCACAGAGGTTTTATAGACGCTAATTAGTCTTTTGGGGTTGTAATCGATCTATGATTACTCGTATAACGTGCATTAATGAATCATTACTATCTTTTCGTATTTTCATGCATAACGAAATGTATTGATTGAAAAGAAATAATTCTTGCATAGATTTTCATAATTTAAACAATTATATTTGAAAAGGCCTGCATTCACGTTAGGGGCATATTGGATTTGGTTTGCTCAGGGCACTAGGCACCGGTCGCACAGATCGTGACAATCATATGATACTTGCTTAACTTAATTATAGaaaaatatcatttttttagaataattttattttattttgaaaaaaaatgctACTACAAAAAATGAGGTAGATGGTGTAATAATTTGGATGGAGGAGGAAAGCAAGACTTTTAGCTACCAATACGAGAAAAGACTACGAAGCAAGAGAAAGAGAAGACAAATAGAGAAGGAAAACAATTACTTGCATCCGGTGTATTAAATCGCAGTTACTTAACTGTAAAAGCtaacactctaccctccccagaccccacgatgtgggatttcactgggttgttgttgttgttgttgttgttgttgtttaatgTTAGCTTTTACAGTTAAGTAACTGCGATTTAATACACCGGATGCAAGTAATTGTTTTCCTTCTCTATTTGTCTTCTCTTTCTCTTGCTTCGTAGTCTTTTCTCGTATTGGTAGCTAAAAGTCTTGCTTTCCTCCTCCATCCAAATTATTACACCCTGTACCTCATTTTTTGTagcattttttttcaaaaaaaaaaaaaaagttaacatTAAACAATTAAAATAATTTCGTACTAGTTTGgattttttcttatatatatccTTGCTTTTAATCAATGTTATTTTCTAATGTTtggaatttcattttccactTTTGCATATTTTCGAGGAATGATGTGTGTTATCATCATATTTACATTTAAATACAAAAGAATTCTTAACCTTCTCATATGATATCGAGTGTAAACTACATGTTACGGTTAAATAAAAGAATTATGTATAACGAAAGACTCAAGGTATAAAAAATAGTTGTGCCTGCATAAGGTGTAGATACGGTTATTTTGCAGTAAGATCATCGAAGTAGATCTTTGTGCAAATATAGTTTtttggaaattaaaaaaaaaaaaaaacatgaggaAGGAGAGACTCTTTAGGTTcaaattttggaattttttttacGTGTGTTTCATTCGTCTATTAGATGATTAAGTTAACTAGCAGAGAAAGAGAGTCAGATTAACTGGGTACTACGGGGAGCCTCATAGTGGATTTAGGCCACAGTTTTCTAGACGACCAGCCATGCCGTCATCATCGGCAGCTTAGTCCACAGCCAGCGCACCGCCTCAGCTCCAGAGGCCTAGGTTTGCTTCATATGCTTATTATGGGAAAAGTTAGAGTTCCAAGGCACTAGGTTTCCAGAAGCAGGGGAGTTCGAGCCAAATGAGGCCACCTCGATCGTATTGCAACCAGTGTGGTAGAGAGCATACAGGGTCGTTCCGTGTGGGCACAAATGGGTGTTATTGGTGTGGAGTTCCTGACATATGTATGGAACTTCCTAGCACTTTCTCGGGGAGATAGAGGTGCTATGGCTCAGCCGACAAGGTCAGCCGCaatttcatcatcatcaatatgtCCTCCAGGGCGTGTTCCTCAGGCCCCAGCAGGCTGTGGCAGAGACAAGGGTGGCGCATCTGGAAAGGATGGTGGCCAGAACCACATGTATGCTTTAGTGGGCCAACATGACCTAGAGTCATCTCTTGATATGGTCACATTTATATTATCAGTCTCTTCATATGATGTTTATGTGTTGATGGATCCAGGGTCTACTCTGTCATATGctactccatttgttgctggaAATTTTGGGATAGTGCCAGAATTGTTAGGTAAACCATTCGtcgtatctactccggttggtgaattGATTATAGCTAGTAAGGTTTATCGAGATTGTACGGTTGCAGTTTGTAGCCGTCTGACCTTTGAAGATTTGATTGAATTGGAGATGgttgatttcgatgttattatgggtatggattgactATCGTCTTGTTACGCCACGCTCAATTGTCTGGCAAGAATCATATCGTTAGCTTACGATATACCATTATGGGATTAGAGTATCCTACCTACGATGAATAGTGATGGCTTCTAAAGTATCGTTATGAGTTATAGATTGTTAGTTAAGGTGAATCATATTAAGAATTTTGATTAACATTATCAGGGCCTAGATTGTTACATAAGCTAAATCATTTTAAGAACTTTTAGACAATCGTAGATGGGCTGTAACTTCTATTTAAGATGAATCAGGTCAATGACTTTCAAGTGATTATTGATGGGTTATAGATTAATCATGTGCGTAGTTTATGGATTACCATTATTGGGTAATAGTCCCTTACCTAAGATGAATCATATTGATAGCTTCTGGGTCATTGTTGATGGGGTATAGATCTCTACTTAAGGTAAATCATATCGATAACTTCCAGAATTGTGTCACTAACCTTATGTGATCGTGAATGGAATATAGTTCCTATCTAAGATGAATCATGTCGTTGACTTCCAGAATTATTATCATTGGGATATAATACTTTACTTGAGATGAACCGTGTTGGAACAGATGTTCCAAACTTACCCGGAAATAAGATAAGTCGAGCAATATCGTGAAGTGTCATAGATCTTATGTTCGTATAGAGGGTTTCTCTACTCTTATAGTCATTGAGGTTCCTTATGCATTATGTTTTGACAGTCGAGTCTCTTTATAAGTATCAAGTTTCCATAGCGCAATATAGAGTTCCTTGTATTTGTCGATGATGCGTATAATTAAAGGTGATGACATATTTATGTGATTAACTTAATCACCTAATAGACGATGAAAATACATGCAAAAAACTTTCAAAATTTGAACTGAAAGTGTCTAATGGAAACACTTTATTAAGAGTTGAGGTATTCAATTGAAACATGACTTTGTTCGAGTGTCTAAATAGAATATCCTGATAAGTTTATGGGGCTAGCTATGTGTTAAGCCAAAAAATTTCTTGATTAATAACTTTCATATTTTCACGTGAATTCAATAGCTTTTGCTCATATTctttctctctatatatataaaattcattGAATATTTATAAAAATTTCATTGTAAATCCTATTATTAAATTGTATATTAATTTTAGATTAATATaagaactcataaacttcaaatccaaAATCCACCTATGATCAAACACACTTGCCTAACATTATAGATCCAAGCTGTGTTCTGATGTACTTATTGCCACATTGGATGAATTGTGCACTGAACCATATGTCATTTTTTGATATTCTTCTTAAATTTTGAGTCTCTTTATCATCAGAACTCTTGGCTCTGCCACCCTTGATATGCCCCTAGGCCCCAGCTGATGAAATGTCGAAAAGAGAAGATATTTGGAAGTGTGAACTACTTTTGGTTTTATCGTTTGTTCCCGTGTTTGTAGCCATGGAAGCATGACTTTTGAGGGATATCTTTACATTGTCAAAGTTGATTCTCTGCCATTATTTATGGATACTTCAGTAAGAGGGGTGTACATGGGCTGACTCACCCCAAAGTACATTCAAGACAAGAAAGGACATAAATTTAACTTATATCTACCAATAATTTAAAATACTGTTGTACTATtagtactctctctgtcccaatttatgtgacacttttcgcttttcaagACTGCATGAATTTTAagcaacattttaagatgtatttttttaccgaattgatatgagaaaagttgcaacttatagtacttttcatgtagttttcaaatatataatttttaatgttaaaatattgagttaatctaatccaatttagcttcaaaatttagtCAAACTGACTCTCGAAAAACAAAAagtaccacataaattgggatgaagGGGGTATATCATAACATGCTGTAACATAGTCTGTATAATATAAACTTCCTCCGGCTCAATTTATGCGAAAGTTTGATTGGATACAGAGTGTAAGAATAAAAGAAAGAcgtttgaaacttgtggtttaagACAAATCATAGCtattgtgtggttataaatcatttcaaTAAGGGCAATTGAGTAGCTtatgttaaattgttactaaatatcgAAATTCTCATCCTTTTTGGTATTGACTAAAGAGAAaagaatatcacataaattaaaccGGATGAAGTATTATTTTTGAGATAACTAATCCACTTTTCAGGAACGGTTTCTGTGTAAGCTGTTATTGATTCTGTCGAATCTGTAACTTAAAGACTACATCCGCCTCTGAAAACTAGTATAAAGTACTTATATACTGTCACTGTATTTTACTCTTATAGCATGTTATCTACCTTATTTTAtgtaattaaatatttttaatgACTTGATAGCATAAATATTCTGTTATACTATCGATAAATAAAAGTTAAACTCTTATCAATAGTAGTATATTGAGAAGGCACATAgtgttgttcttttttttttgacatagtGATTTGGGATCTGCAACGATGTAGATTGAAAGCCGAACAAATATATCTGCCCAAAAGATTCTCAAGGTGTGTTATAATGGATACAACCTAAGAGTATGGCCTTTCCGAAGGAACATACTAACTTGACAACTGGCTCTCATACACTTGGCTTTCAAGTTTGAAATCCACAGACACCTCTCTAGTGGTACTACCCCTTTAAACAAATAGTGAGACGGTATGCTTTTTCACTTTCTCACCCTCTATTTTATTTAACTTTGTCAGTAATTTACAGTACTTAATCAATTTTATGGGAAAGAAGGACATTGATGACCAGACTTGTTAACCCTAAGAGAGAAATGTTTAAACTTTAAACAACACATAAGATGAGGGTCTCATCACGAGGCATATTTTCCACTGTCAACCCTTCCTTTTAGTTTTAGCTGACCAAGGAAATACTGTTAATAGATAAAACGCAGAGTCAAGATTCGAAATTTATAGATTTTGGATTCTAACTCTTTAAAGCTATTGAGTTCTAAATTTATAATTTATgcatattaaataaaaaaattaagacaaatataaagtttgaATCTAAGTTACTTGATTCTGTGAAACTCATACTGAATAAGGTACATCCGCCCCACCTAATGTGCATCATTACAAAATGAAGTGTTATTCAGAGGGACTTTGGTGATCCGAAATATTACCTTTCCTGATTATCCCAACAAAAGAAGTTTCTAATTTGTCTTCGTCAACTGCTTCTGATGCAAACATAGGAGGAATTAcaaattatacaaaattatttagtTGCATATTTTTTGTGCCTTTCTTAGCTAATAGATCCGCTACTTGGTTTTGTTCCCTATAGCTAAACTGAATGTAACAAACCAGATATCACTTACTGAAAATTAAAACAATTGATGTATACCCTAGGGTTTTCTTACGGTGAGAACTATCTTGAAAGATTGGGACTTGTGATATCTGATACTTCACCATATTTGGATGATAAAATGCACAGATTGAATTTCTGTAAAGTACTTTACTCTTAATTATTGTTTCCggtaacttaattaattaatggtGTAAAAATATTATACGCCCTCAACTGTGCAGAAGCTAAACTCTTCACAAATGATAGGAGTAGTACTGCTTCATTTAGTGAGACGTGATAGAATGAAAGTCCAGTCATAATAGATAGCGTTCATTTATAAGCGTTTTTTAAGTCACCAAAAGAACTTAAAACTACATATCTATAAAAACCCAAATTAATCATTTACATAGTGAAGTTGGGCTTGATTTTCCAGGTAACTAAAGGATGAGATCTGATATGAACAGAAACAAAATCACAGTTTCAGGAGTACTATATCTAGCTAGCTCATAGAAAGTATGAACAAAAACCAACTATATATAATCCCCTAAACATAAACTATAGTCTAAACAAACTCAatcaaaaacaataaaaacataaataaaaaaGATGTAATTACCTTGAGCTGGAGAATTCATAAAGCTTGGCTCTAGGAGAGAAAATAATCAATCCAACCTCAGCATCACAAAGAACTGAAAGCTCAAAGGCTTTCTTTAACAACCCATTTCTCCTCTTAGAGAAAGTAACTTGCCTGCTTGTCGTGTTTTCTATACGTCTCATCAGAGTTTTCCCTCTCACCATTATTATAAATCTGAAATCACAAAGATGAACAAGACAAAATTGCTTGTCAAATTGTGCCAATATATCTCAAGAGAAGAAGTAATAAAGGGTTGTAAGAATTTTATAGAGAAAGGCAAGGGGTATAATTAGTGCAGATGGT
Encoded here:
- the LOC132633009 gene encoding MADS-box protein SOC1-like isoform X1 → MVRGKTLMRRIENTTSRQVTFSKRRNGLLKKAFELSVLCDAEVGLIIFSPRAKLYEFSSSSMQEIIERHQKHIKDDQGEKPVVEQNSMQNLKHETASLMKKIELLETSKRKLLGESLGSCSLEELQRMEHQLERSVNIIRARKMQVYREQIERLKDNVKDLASENVMLLEKCGGLEKQQTSGEEDQGEGLSTESSEKSDVETELFIGLPECRTKRPFKN
- the LOC132633009 gene encoding MADS-box protein SOC1-like isoform X2; translation: MVRGKTLMRRIENTTSRQVTFSKRRNGLLKKAFELSVLCDAEVGLIIFSPRAKLYEFSSSSMQEIIERHQKHIKDDQGEKPVVEQNSMQNLKHETASLMKKIELLETSKRKLLGESLGSCSLEELQRMEHQLERSVNIIRARKMQVYREQIERLKDNVKDLASENVMLLEKQQTSGEEDQGEGLSTESSEKSDVETELFIGLPECRTKRPFKN